A genomic window from Pelagicoccus albus includes:
- a CDS encoding glycoside hydrolase family 43 protein, with protein MKPALALSLLAVTAFSLVSTSCAEKAEDYRGNPVVTDMFTADPAPMVHDDTLYIYTGHDIQNETDKFFKMHDWYAFSTKDMVDYEKHGPLLSVDDFAWAKGDAFAAHTIERGGKFYWYVSIRHKDIRVNEGFSIGVAVADSPLGPFKDAIGEALITDETPNSVVLNIDPAVYIDDDGQAYLFWGSWNEGRWVKLKDNMLEMEGEVHTLEAKNFFEAPFIHKRDDMYYLTYASHYPSTTEYSTSDSITGPWTYRGVINDLLPKSETNHQGIVEFKGNWYFIYHSAALPTGGVYRRSLCVDLLEYDEDGLIKKVERTDTSVPRIK; from the coding sequence ATGAAACCAGCGCTCGCGCTATCCCTTTTGGCTGTAACCGCTTTCAGCCTTGTATCCACTTCCTGTGCCGAAAAGGCGGAAGACTACCGTGGCAACCCCGTGGTGACCGACATGTTCACCGCTGACCCGGCTCCCATGGTGCACGACGATACGCTCTACATCTACACCGGGCACGACATCCAGAACGAGACCGACAAGTTCTTTAAGATGCACGATTGGTACGCTTTCTCCACCAAGGACATGGTGGACTACGAGAAGCATGGTCCGCTGCTGTCGGTTGACGATTTCGCGTGGGCTAAAGGCGACGCTTTTGCCGCTCACACCATTGAGCGGGGCGGAAAGTTTTATTGGTATGTTTCCATCCGCCATAAGGATATTCGAGTAAATGAAGGATTTTCGATCGGAGTAGCGGTCGCGGACAGTCCGCTCGGCCCGTTTAAGGACGCGATCGGCGAGGCTCTTATCACCGACGAAACTCCTAATTCTGTGGTTCTGAATATCGATCCAGCGGTTTACATAGACGATGACGGCCAAGCTTATCTTTTCTGGGGATCGTGGAACGAGGGACGCTGGGTTAAGCTAAAGGACAACATGCTCGAGATGGAGGGAGAAGTGCATACCTTGGAGGCTAAAAACTTCTTCGAAGCGCCGTTTATCCACAAGAGAGACGATATGTACTATCTCACCTACGCATCTCATTACCCTTCCACTACGGAGTACTCCACGAGCGATAGTATTACGGGACCATGGACATACCGTGGGGTTATCAACGACCTGCTGCCGAAGTCTGAAACGAACCACCAAGGCATCGTAGAGTTCAAGGGCAACTGGTACTTCATCTATCACAGCGCGGCACTTCCAACAGGAGGCGTCTATCGCCGCTCGCTTTGCGTGGACTTGCTCGAATACGACGAAGATGGGCTGATCAAGAAGGTGGAGCGCACCGATACGAGTGTGCCCAGAATTAAGTAA
- a CDS encoding sigma-70 family RNA polymerase sigma factor translates to MFDFRTKPDTPEDTSCDEPISILPHLMERDGPDATQLDPWDKEMTSKQLKDEKPFWSESNVSDLTICLQAIESGDERASEELLPLVYDELRQHAGVRMARESSAHTLQPTALVHEAWLRVVGKGGIRWESRAHFFGAAAEAMRRILIESARRKARLKRGGDLVRVDLNKIDVASASPEEKVLMIDEALEKLKEKDPEQARVVILKFYMSNTNAEVADMLRVSERTVERRWAFAKAWLMDAIKNQQGG, encoded by the coding sequence ATGTTTGATTTCAGAACGAAACCAGATACCCCTGAAGATACCTCCTGCGATGAGCCTATCTCGATCCTGCCCCATCTGATGGAGAGGGACGGCCCTGATGCGACGCAGCTTGATCCGTGGGATAAGGAAATGACTTCAAAGCAGCTTAAGGATGAGAAACCGTTTTGGTCCGAGTCGAATGTCTCGGATTTGACGATCTGTCTGCAGGCGATCGAAAGTGGAGACGAGCGCGCTTCCGAAGAGCTTTTGCCATTGGTCTATGATGAGCTCCGTCAGCATGCTGGCGTTCGCATGGCTCGCGAATCTTCAGCCCACACTTTGCAACCGACGGCTCTCGTGCACGAAGCTTGGCTACGTGTAGTGGGAAAAGGAGGGATCCGTTGGGAAAGCAGGGCCCACTTCTTTGGGGCTGCTGCGGAAGCGATGCGTCGAATCTTGATCGAGAGCGCTCGCCGCAAGGCTCGTCTTAAGCGTGGCGGGGATTTGGTGCGAGTCGACCTCAATAAGATCGACGTTGCCAGCGCTTCTCCTGAAGAGAAGGTTTTGATGATCGATGAGGCCTTGGAAAAGCTCAAAGAGAAGGATCCCGAACAGGCCCGCGTGGTTATCCTGAAGTTCTACATGAGCAATACCAATGCGGAAGTCGCTGATATGTTGCGAGTTAGCGAGCGTACGGTGGAACGTCGTTGGGCCTTTGCCAAAGCTTGGCTCATGGATGCGATCAAGAACCAGCAAGGTGGTTGA
- a CDS encoding carbohydrate-binding protein, whose amino-acid sequence MKRFLLSLFLLSANIAFAGDKHAVDDAFWAAAASLLPGYDGQASEPEASNLDGRWGPVVSWPHIPVSAAALPDGKLLTFSGQERRTWPGTAHQTYWSIYDPESGTFSNDDLYLDHEMFCAHLVMRADGVLQTNGGRYTIEHTSVFDWRTGEWDRVGDMNDKRWYTTSVALADGDVFTVSGSGGGNTAERFSSDTGSWSRLAGVDWQPVANATGFESNWWPYLFVSPEGQLFHFGPTADMNWVDPNGNGIRNSAGLTVPGDYYPKHAGVAMYESGKILVAGGASDYNGGSSNICYTIDLNTSPPTVALTNPMKYPRRFQSAVMLPSGEVLIIGGNTSGIKFRDDGTVLTGEIWNPETGEWREVADMAVPRNYHSVGLLLADGTVFAGGGGYGTGDLGDQNHQDGQIFTPPNLFNADGSLAERPVISSAPEHVAVGEVFDISATPNASKFSAVRLIATTHGWSTDLRFLSLPFSEVGPGEYQVVGHPNPNVMVPGFWMIFVLDEKGVHSKAKIVHVRPNIQDNLVDSVPGLKAEYFDDILGAKKFERIDPSVNFYYGETESPDAVLLGTDGYSARWSGWVVPEVAGAYTFYTNADDGVRLRLGGESLISGWTWQSPTEYSGTIELEAGVPVPIVLEWYQGGGPCTIELRWEGPDIPKQIIPTSNLRASLAKEVDTSVNMARLGIDDKHELFFNGELIGIGTDWRETYTTELPEAESGLIAIKAINNDGPSAIVGDFTVGGERYFTNAEWKVSASYEEGWQLPGFDDSGWANATDIGDIDPVLKGIPSDTEARSIWSADTDDLEVYVRMAVGGLGVLNPGDRTYFVGQNVTLAQNVSNVSGEATFELSGLPSSFSIDPLTGVISAVPTSAEVGVYLATLTVTDDEESVSRSFTWTIATQGGLDLGFESDSDGFVYRDDMFRSTSQPEYASGSWEVDAGQEGGGLKMSVGGIDAAAIDNMSGGFETSFTLLAEREVEISFDYNLTMAYNYESDEFAQVLFALDGELFGSGEGNDYADQILDTPSETLNESTGWKRFSITLGPLAAGEHTIGLGVFNNKKTELAEASVGRFDNFNLTVITPQNMPPEFSEVSAAANTIGDSVRLVLAATDPEGGSVTYSASGLPSGLSLDANSGVISGVPSIAGEYSVVVEAIDTVGLMTSRTFSWRINSEVILAPTVSSPIVSGASAVFEVPMSGGTSPTFSWNFGDGSSDTPYSSLSQVEHVYAEPGRYLVTFTAKDSSGREISVQFYQNVAPQGLPTDKPVNSQTIAYQSLLDEADRVWMVNPDNDSVTVFDASDFSRIVEIPVGKKPRSVAVLQNGNVLVANKGSSTISELSPEFSLVRTFSLPRASQPHGLVLSPDNRVAYISLEALGFVVKMRLSDGSIIGSADVGLNARGLALDSPGNTLYVSRFITPPIDGESTLNPDPSAAGGEVLVVSIESMTVGDTILLQSSVAPDSGGGARGLPNYLSAVALSPTGLEAWVPSKQDNIQRGLLRDGLELTHDSTVRAITSRIDLLAGLETYTSRVDHDDAAVPSSAVYGPNGLYVFVALEGSREVAVIDSFGEQELFRFPVQRAPQGLCLSPDGTKLYVQNFMSRSMTVHDVSELVRRGVAGSALLATVQSVVEEALDPEVLIGKQLFYDAFDDRLSRSDYISCASCHNDGGQDGRVWDMSGFGEGLRNTIDLRGRSGDGHGLLHWSANFDEVQDFETQIRSLAEGTGLIEGGEPYAPLGAPNSGRSDDLDALAAYLISLEAFDESPYTDSDGGLTPEGLAGRAVFAAKNCAACHSGTAYSDSEFGGFHNLGTLKDGSGMRLGEALIGIDTPTLKDVWATAPYLHDGAALTLGEAIAAHAGIEINDTEMEVLVSYLRQLGGEGVQAPEPELPAIENFVTNRSVLVQGESALLSWNVTDGGTPLTGLEIDNGVGSVLGEMSFEVSPIVSTTYTLTATNLIGSVTVQLTLQVEVPQPVAPSIDSFVASSMTIEAGEGVSIDWSVADNGYSLSSLSIDQGIGSVLGLSSVEVFPEESTTYKLTATNAGGSASSQLSVVVEVAPVEEQIPFFGQAMVLPAVIQVENFDLGGEGIAYSDRDPGNNGGAYREEGPDVQWSGDKDDSYSLGWFGEGEWTEYSVEAVPGIYRLNIRVASGYSEDGVIEVSMGDRLLASFVVENTGDWQNWVTLVSPEIEITESGPEVVRIRASGAGANVNWIEFDSPDDDEPAPLQLPYSGEAIATPGLIQAEDFDLGGEEVAYSDRDASNNGGQYREEGPDIENSGDLDGTPSLGWFAGGEWTEYTIDSTPGVYSLKVRVASGYSESGEISISLGGRILGSFTVENTGGWSSWETLELEDVEITESGVQILRIEAIGAGANVNWIEFSVPGEEPATPEQSPYSGSALSISDVIQAENFDLGGQGVAYHDTDASNNGGLYREEGPDIQYSWDEDETPSLGWFSSGEWTEYSVDAAPGIYTLKVRVASGYPDIGGLKIMIGERVLTELEFGSTGGWSDWVTLLANGIEITESGLQVIRVEAIGSGANLNWIQFVAE is encoded by the coding sequence GTGAAACGTTTTCTACTCTCCCTATTCCTCCTCTCTGCCAACATCGCTTTTGCGGGCGATAAACATGCCGTCGATGACGCTTTCTGGGCTGCAGCAGCGTCATTATTACCCGGATACGATGGACAAGCAAGTGAACCGGAGGCGTCTAATCTGGATGGACGATGGGGGCCAGTGGTGAGTTGGCCTCATATCCCAGTCTCGGCGGCAGCTTTGCCGGATGGGAAGCTGTTAACCTTCAGCGGACAGGAACGTCGCACTTGGCCGGGTACCGCCCACCAAACCTATTGGTCTATCTACGATCCAGAATCCGGAACCTTTTCCAATGATGACCTCTATCTCGATCACGAGATGTTTTGCGCTCATTTGGTTATGCGAGCCGATGGTGTTTTGCAGACGAATGGTGGGCGTTACACCATTGAGCATACCAGCGTTTTTGACTGGCGAACGGGAGAGTGGGATCGAGTCGGAGACATGAACGATAAGCGTTGGTACACGACTTCGGTTGCCCTGGCGGATGGGGATGTTTTTACCGTCAGTGGTAGTGGGGGTGGGAATACAGCCGAACGCTTTAGCTCTGACACGGGGTCTTGGAGCCGGCTAGCAGGGGTAGACTGGCAACCCGTAGCGAATGCGACCGGATTTGAATCGAACTGGTGGCCTTACCTTTTTGTGTCACCCGAAGGACAACTTTTTCATTTCGGACCAACTGCCGACATGAACTGGGTCGATCCGAATGGAAACGGAATTCGTAATTCCGCGGGATTGACGGTTCCAGGCGACTACTACCCCAAGCATGCCGGCGTTGCGATGTACGAATCCGGCAAAATTTTGGTCGCAGGTGGAGCAAGCGATTACAATGGAGGCAGTTCGAACATATGCTATACCATAGATTTGAATACAAGTCCGCCTACCGTGGCTTTGACAAACCCAATGAAGTATCCGCGTCGCTTCCAAAGCGCCGTTATGCTGCCAAGCGGTGAAGTGCTCATTATCGGTGGTAACACATCGGGGATAAAATTTCGCGATGATGGCACGGTGCTAACGGGAGAAATTTGGAATCCCGAAACGGGAGAGTGGCGTGAGGTTGCGGACATGGCGGTACCTAGAAATTATCACTCGGTCGGTTTGCTGCTGGCCGACGGTACCGTATTTGCCGGTGGAGGTGGATATGGAACCGGAGATTTGGGAGATCAAAATCACCAAGATGGGCAGATCTTTACGCCTCCGAATCTTTTCAATGCGGATGGTAGTCTGGCTGAGAGGCCTGTGATTAGCTCTGCTCCGGAGCACGTAGCCGTTGGCGAGGTTTTTGACATTTCGGCGACTCCGAACGCTAGCAAATTCTCGGCTGTCCGATTGATCGCTACGACACATGGGTGGTCCACGGATTTGCGTTTTCTAAGCTTACCTTTCTCAGAGGTCGGTCCGGGCGAGTATCAAGTTGTTGGGCACCCGAACCCAAATGTTATGGTACCAGGTTTTTGGATGATTTTCGTTTTGGATGAAAAGGGAGTGCACTCGAAGGCTAAGATAGTTCACGTGCGGCCCAATATTCAGGACAACTTGGTAGATAGCGTACCGGGTTTGAAGGCTGAATACTTCGACGATATTTTGGGAGCCAAGAAATTTGAGAGGATTGATCCAAGTGTGAATTTCTATTACGGCGAGACCGAGAGCCCGGATGCCGTATTGCTAGGTACTGACGGCTACAGTGCGCGTTGGAGTGGCTGGGTGGTGCCTGAGGTCGCTGGCGCCTACACATTCTACACGAACGCTGATGATGGCGTTCGCTTGAGATTGGGTGGAGAAAGTCTGATAAGTGGATGGACTTGGCAGTCTCCGACGGAGTATTCCGGTACTATCGAGTTAGAAGCAGGCGTTCCAGTGCCCATTGTTCTAGAATGGTATCAAGGAGGAGGTCCTTGTACTATCGAGTTGCGCTGGGAAGGGCCAGACATTCCCAAGCAGATCATTCCTACTTCGAATCTGAGAGCGTCCTTAGCCAAAGAAGTGGATACATCGGTCAATATGGCTCGCTTGGGGATCGACGACAAGCATGAGCTTTTCTTCAACGGCGAGTTAATCGGAATAGGAACTGATTGGCGGGAAACGTATACGACGGAGTTGCCGGAAGCTGAATCTGGTCTGATTGCCATCAAAGCCATCAATAATGATGGACCCTCAGCGATTGTGGGTGATTTTACGGTCGGAGGAGAGCGTTATTTCACAAATGCAGAGTGGAAGGTTTCTGCTTCGTATGAAGAGGGTTGGCAGCTCCCCGGATTCGATGATTCAGGTTGGGCAAATGCCACTGATATCGGGGATATAGATCCGGTTCTCAAAGGGATCCCCAGCGATACCGAAGCTCGCAGTATTTGGTCTGCCGATACAGACGACTTGGAAGTCTATGTTCGAATGGCGGTGGGCGGCCTAGGGGTCTTGAATCCTGGGGATAGAACTTATTTCGTGGGGCAGAATGTAACGCTTGCACAGAATGTTTCGAACGTGTCGGGCGAAGCCACTTTCGAACTATCCGGTCTACCGAGCAGTTTCTCGATCGACCCGCTGACCGGAGTCATATCGGCTGTCCCCACTTCGGCCGAAGTGGGCGTCTATTTAGCTACGCTCACTGTAACAGACGACGAGGAGTCGGTTAGTCGATCCTTCACTTGGACTATAGCGACGCAAGGAGGTTTAGATTTAGGTTTCGAAAGTGACTCTGATGGGTTCGTTTACCGAGACGATATGTTTCGTTCTACCAGTCAGCCGGAGTACGCTTCTGGATCTTGGGAGGTGGATGCAGGTCAAGAGGGAGGGGGCTTGAAAATGTCAGTTGGTGGAATTGATGCCGCGGCGATCGACAATATGTCGGGCGGTTTTGAGACTAGCTTCACCCTGTTGGCTGAAAGGGAAGTCGAGATCAGTTTCGACTACAATCTGACCATGGCCTACAATTACGAGAGCGACGAATTCGCACAAGTGTTGTTTGCTCTTGATGGAGAGCTGTTCGGCTCAGGCGAAGGAAACGATTACGCTGACCAAATTTTGGATACACCGTCTGAAACACTGAATGAGAGCACGGGATGGAAGCGCTTCTCGATAACTCTCGGCCCTCTCGCAGCGGGTGAACACACAATTGGCTTAGGGGTATTCAATAACAAGAAAACAGAGTTGGCTGAAGCCTCCGTCGGGCGTTTTGATAATTTCAATCTGACGGTTATCACCCCCCAAAATATGCCGCCCGAGTTTTCTGAGGTGTCCGCAGCAGCGAATACCATAGGAGATTCGGTTCGCTTGGTTTTGGCTGCAACAGATCCAGAGGGGGGATCTGTTACGTATTCGGCAAGTGGATTGCCCAGTGGTTTGTCTCTGGACGCTAACTCCGGTGTTATCAGCGGTGTGCCCAGTATCGCTGGGGAATACAGCGTTGTTGTGGAAGCTATCGACACGGTTGGCTTAATGACCTCTAGGACCTTCTCGTGGAGGATAAATTCGGAAGTTATATTGGCTCCAACTGTCTCGAGCCCAATCGTTTCGGGAGCCTCTGCCGTTTTTGAAGTTCCGATGAGTGGGGGAACGAGTCCGACCTTTAGTTGGAATTTTGGTGATGGATCTTCGGATACGCCTTACTCGAGTTTGTCTCAGGTAGAGCATGTTTATGCAGAACCCGGAAGATACTTGGTCACTTTTACCGCCAAAGATTCGAGTGGTCGTGAAATAAGTGTACAGTTTTACCAAAACGTAGCTCCTCAAGGTTTGCCAACGGATAAGCCCGTTAATTCACAAACGATTGCCTACCAGTCCTTATTAGATGAGGCTGATCGGGTTTGGATGGTCAACCCGGACAATGATTCGGTAACTGTTTTTGACGCCTCAGATTTCTCCAGAATCGTGGAAATTCCGGTAGGGAAAAAGCCTCGAAGTGTCGCGGTACTGCAGAACGGAAATGTTTTGGTGGCCAATAAAGGCAGTTCGACGATTTCGGAACTATCGCCTGAATTCAGCTTAGTCAGAACCTTCTCACTGCCTCGAGCCTCTCAACCGCATGGGCTTGTCTTGAGTCCAGATAATAGGGTCGCATACATCTCTCTTGAGGCACTCGGATTCGTGGTGAAGATGCGTTTATCTGATGGTTCAATCATTGGCTCAGCAGATGTCGGACTCAATGCTCGTGGACTTGCTTTGGATAGCCCAGGGAACACGCTTTACGTATCACGCTTCATCACACCGCCAATTGATGGCGAATCGACGCTCAATCCTGATCCGTCCGCAGCGGGAGGTGAGGTGCTTGTTGTATCCATTGAGAGCATGACAGTTGGCGATACCATTTTACTTCAAAGTAGCGTGGCTCCGGATTCGGGTGGTGGCGCTCGTGGCCTCCCGAATTATTTGTCAGCTGTTGCTCTCTCCCCAACTGGCTTGGAAGCGTGGGTCCCCTCCAAGCAAGATAACATTCAACGTGGCCTTTTGCGTGACGGTTTGGAACTCACTCACGACAGCACTGTAAGGGCGATTACTTCTCGTATCGACCTGCTCGCGGGCTTGGAGACTTATACATCCCGAGTCGATCATGACGATGCCGCTGTGCCAAGCTCCGCGGTTTATGGGCCAAATGGCTTGTACGTTTTTGTTGCTTTGGAAGGAAGCCGCGAAGTCGCGGTAATCGATAGCTTCGGCGAACAGGAGCTCTTCAGGTTCCCTGTCCAGAGAGCACCTCAAGGTTTGTGCTTGTCGCCTGACGGGACCAAACTCTACGTGCAGAATTTCATGTCACGCTCTATGACAGTGCATGATGTATCCGAATTGGTAAGACGAGGCGTTGCTGGATCAGCTCTTCTCGCTACTGTGCAAAGTGTCGTTGAAGAAGCTCTTGATCCGGAGGTTCTCATAGGTAAGCAGTTGTTCTACGATGCTTTCGATGATCGCTTGTCTCGGTCTGACTATATCAGTTGTGCTTCATGCCATAATGACGGTGGGCAAGATGGACGTGTTTGGGATATGTCGGGATTTGGAGAGGGGCTTCGCAATACGATCGACTTACGAGGTCGCAGTGGGGATGGACATGGCTTACTTCACTGGTCGGCGAATTTTGACGAAGTCCAGGATTTCGAAACTCAGATTCGTAGTTTGGCGGAAGGTACAGGATTGATCGAAGGGGGAGAGCCCTACGCACCCTTGGGAGCTCCCAATTCAGGCCGTAGTGACGACTTGGATGCGCTGGCCGCCTACTTGATTTCACTCGAGGCCTTTGATGAGTCCCCTTACACCGACTCTGATGGTGGTTTGACTCCGGAAGGTCTAGCGGGACGAGCCGTTTTTGCTGCAAAAAATTGCGCGGCTTGTCACAGCGGAACGGCCTATTCGGATAGCGAATTCGGCGGGTTCCACAATTTGGGTACTTTGAAAGATGGATCTGGTATGCGTCTTGGCGAAGCGCTCATTGGGATCGATACTCCTACGCTGAAAGATGTGTGGGCTACGGCACCGTATCTGCATGATGGGGCCGCCTTGACTTTAGGAGAAGCGATAGCTGCGCACGCTGGAATTGAGATTAATGACACCGAAATGGAAGTTTTGGTTAGTTACTTGCGTCAGCTCGGAGGCGAGGGAGTCCAAGCTCCCGAGCCAGAACTACCGGCTATCGAAAATTTTGTTACGAATCGAAGTGTATTAGTTCAGGGAGAATCTGCTTTATTGTCATGGAACGTTACGGACGGTGGCACTCCTCTGACAGGCTTGGAAATAGACAACGGAGTAGGGAGCGTTCTGGGAGAGATGTCGTTTGAGGTTTCACCCATTGTAAGTACCACTTATACGCTAACTGCGACTAACTTGATCGGGAGTGTGACGGTTCAATTAACGCTTCAGGTGGAGGTTCCCCAGCCAGTGGCTCCGAGTATTGATTCGTTTGTGGCGAGTTCGATGACTATTGAAGCCGGTGAAGGTGTATCCATTGACTGGAGCGTAGCGGATAATGGCTATTCCTTGTCTAGTCTCTCGATCGATCAAGGTATTGGCTCCGTGCTTGGGTTATCGAGTGTCGAGGTCTTCCCGGAAGAATCGACAACCTACAAGCTGACCGCGACCAATGCGGGAGGCTCTGCGTCTTCTCAACTTTCTGTGGTGGTTGAAGTTGCTCCAGTTGAGGAACAGATCCCGTTTTTTGGACAAGCGATGGTTTTGCCAGCTGTTATCCAGGTTGAGAATTTCGATTTAGGTGGCGAGGGAATCGCTTATAGTGATCGTGACCCAGGAAATAATGGAGGAGCATATCGTGAGGAAGGTCCGGATGTACAATGGTCCGGTGACAAGGATGATAGCTACTCGCTCGGTTGGTTTGGCGAAGGAGAATGGACTGAGTATAGCGTAGAAGCGGTACCGGGTATCTATCGGTTGAATATCCGAGTCGCTTCAGGGTATTCAGAAGATGGAGTCATCGAGGTCAGCATGGGTGATCGTTTGCTTGCCTCATTCGTGGTGGAAAATACGGGAGATTGGCAGAACTGGGTGACTCTTGTTTCACCTGAAATCGAGATTACAGAGTCAGGCCCAGAAGTGGTGCGTATCCGGGCCTCTGGAGCTGGAGCGAACGTAAATTGGATCGAGTTCGACTCTCCGGATGACGATGAGCCAGCGCCGCTCCAGCTGCCGTATTCAGGTGAAGCGATCGCTACGCCTGGATTGATCCAAGCAGAGGACTTCGACCTGGGGGGTGAAGAAGTTGCCTACAGCGATAGGGATGCGAGCAACAACGGTGGGCAATATCGTGAGGAAGGACCGGATATCGAAAACTCGGGAGATTTGGATGGCACTCCATCACTCGGTTGGTTCGCGGGTGGCGAATGGACAGAGTACACGATTGATTCGACCCCTGGCGTTTATTCACTCAAGGTGCGCGTAGCTTCTGGATACAGCGAAAGCGGCGAAATTTCAATTAGCCTTGGTGGACGTATTCTCGGTAGCTTCACGGTCGAGAATACGGGTGGCTGGAGCAGTTGGGAAACGCTCGAGCTCGAAGATGTCGAAATCACGGAATCGGGCGTGCAGATTCTGAGGATCGAGGCGATTGGAGCTGGGGCGAATGTGAACTGGATCGAATTTTCGGTTCCAGGCGAAGAGCCGGCCACTCCCGAGCAATCTCCTTATTCTGGAAGTGCCCTTTCGATAAGCGATGTAATCCAAGCCGAAAATTTTGACCTTGGGGGACAGGGTGTCGCTTATCATGATACGGATGCGTCCAATAACGGGGGGTTGTACCGTGAAGAAGGTCCAGATATCCAATATTCATGGGATGAGGATGAGACTCCCTCGCTTGGTTGGTTCAGCAGTGGGGAGTGGACTGAGTATTCAGTCGATGCGGCCCCGGGGATTTACACGCTTAAGGTTCGTGTGGCCTCTGGTTATCCGGATATCGGTGGTTTAAAGATAATGATCGGTGAGCGTGTTTTGACCGAACTTGAGTTTGGGAGTACGGGAGGATGGAGCGATTGGGTAACTCTGTTGGCCAATGGAATAGAAATCACGGAATCTGGGCTGCAAGTAATCCGAGTGGAGGCGATTGGATCTGGCGCAAACTTAAACTGGATACAATTTGTGGCCGAGTAG
- a CDS encoding glycoside hydrolase family 43 protein: protein MKIPTTLLASLVAVSAATAENPIIKDVFTADPAALVSGDTVYIYAGHDQGVPDRPGYVLKEWLCYSSTDMVNWKAEGSPLAVSDFEWAEDNAWAAHTIERDGKFYWYVTVWRGHGKGFAVGVAVADSPTGPFKDAIGKPLISSDMTPDPTNPEGNVVTWDDIDPAAFIDDDGQAYLFWGNTNLYWAKLKDNMVELDGDIHQIELPRYTEAPWVHKKGDLYYLSYAWGFPERTAYATSKSIEGPWEYQGLLKEIAGNCNTNHQSIIEFKGRDYFIYHNGGLLSGGSFRRSVCIDYLYYNEDGTLQKVLPTLEGVSSADEPLEN from the coding sequence ATGAAAATCCCAACTACCCTTTTAGCATCCCTCGTGGCCGTGTCTGCCGCGACTGCGGAGAACCCCATAATCAAAGACGTTTTTACGGCAGATCCAGCTGCCTTGGTTTCTGGCGACACAGTATATATCTACGCAGGGCATGACCAAGGCGTTCCCGATCGTCCAGGTTACGTGTTGAAGGAATGGCTGTGCTATTCGTCTACTGATATGGTCAATTGGAAGGCTGAGGGTTCACCGCTCGCAGTATCGGATTTTGAGTGGGCGGAGGATAATGCTTGGGCCGCTCACACGATTGAGCGCGATGGCAAATTTTATTGGTACGTAACCGTATGGCGCGGTCACGGCAAAGGCTTTGCAGTAGGGGTTGCCGTAGCAGATAGCCCGACTGGGCCGTTCAAGGACGCTATCGGCAAACCTCTTATCTCCAGCGATATGACGCCAGATCCGACCAATCCAGAAGGCAATGTTGTCACTTGGGATGATATCGACCCGGCTGCGTTTATCGATGACGATGGGCAAGCCTATCTCTTCTGGGGAAACACGAATTTGTACTGGGCCAAGCTCAAGGACAACATGGTTGAGCTAGATGGCGACATCCACCAAATCGAGCTTCCTCGCTATACCGAAGCTCCTTGGGTGCACAAGAAGGGAGACCTCTATTACTTGAGCTATGCTTGGGGCTTCCCTGAGCGCACGGCCTACGCGACATCAAAGAGCATCGAGGGTCCATGGGAATATCAAGGGTTGCTCAAGGAGATCGCGGGCAATTGCAATACGAACCATCAGTCCATCATCGAGTTTAAGGGGCGTGACTACTTTATCTATCACAACGGCGGGCTCCTATCGGGCGGTAGTTTCCGCCGCTCGGTTTGTATCGACTATCTTTACTACAATGAAGACGGCACGCTCCAGAAGGTCCTTCCCACTTTGGAAGGCGTTAGCTCAGCCGACGAACCCCTCGAAAACTAG